GGAAAATGACCTTTAAAGAACTCCTCATTCATTGTAACATTTTTCATTGCTGTTACATAGCTGTCTGTGAGTTCGTATACTTTATCAATTAGTAGGAAAGGTTGCCTGTGTGGTAACATAGCCATAATTTGATTGATATCCATTAATGGAGGTGCATTCAAATCAATTTTTGGCACATTATTTCTACGCTCATTTTTAATGATTTTAGCTAATTTCTTAGCGAATTGCGTGTTAATAAAATGTCCTGGCTTATTAGCAATTACTTTCCCTTTAATACGAGTTCTAACTAAGGCTAAATCTCCTAAAACATCTAACAATTTATGTCTAGCTGCTTCATTTGGGTGATGCAAAGTTAGATTATCTAAAATCCCATTTGGCTTAACCGAAATAGTGTCTTTTTTAAAAGCAGCTTTAAGTTTTTCTGTGATTTCTGGAGAAATGGCTTTGTCTACATAAACGATAGCATTATTTAAATCACCTCCTTTAATTAGACCATTTTCTAAAAGCATTTCAATTTCATGTAAAAAACTAAAAGTACGCGAGTTAGAAATATTTTTCTTAAAATCTGATATTGTATTTAACGTCGCATTTTGGGTTCCTAATACTTTAGTTCCAAAATCAACCATGGTAGTTACTTGATATTCTGAAGCAGGCATGATTAAAATTTCACTTCCGCTTTCTTCATCCACATAAGAAACGATATCTGTAATCTCAAACTCTTCTCTAAAAGCTTCAAGTTCTACAACGCCTGCTTTTTCAATAGCTTCAACAAAAAACTTAGAGGAACCATCCATAATTGGCGGCTCCGACGCATCCAATTCAATAATAACATTATCGACATCTAAGCCTACTAATGCAGCAAGAACATGCTCTGATGTTTGAATAACAACGCCATTTTTTTCTAAACAAGTGCCACGTTGAGTATTTGTTACATAATTTGCGTCGGCCTCTATTACAGGCTCACCTTCTAAATCGATACGTTTAAACACAAATCCTGTGTTTTCAGCAGCTGGCTTGAAAGTTAAGGTTACGTTTTTACCAGTATGTAACCCAACACCATTTAAAGAAACACTATCTTTAATTGTTTTTTGTTTGAATTCAGTATTAACTATTCCCATTTATTTTTTCTAAATCGTTTATGTTTTTTACAATATTTGGCAAGTTTTTAAAATGAACATATGCCTTATTATAGTCACTTAATTTAATGGCTGGAGAGCCTTGTAACACTTCGTTATCTTTAACATTTCTTGCTATTCCCGACTGTGCTTGAATTCGAACATTATCCCCAATGGTGATGTGACCAGCAAGTCCTACCTGACCACCAATTTGACAATGCTTACCTATTTTAGTAGAGCCAGCAACGCCTGTTTGAGCAGCAACAACAGTGTTTTCTCCTATTTCAACATTATGTGCTATTTGAATTTGATTATCCAATTTCACACCTTTTCTAATTATTGTAGATCCTAGTGTCGCCCTATCTATAGTTGTAGCAGCGCCTATATCAACAAAATCTTCAATAATCACATTTCCTATTTGAGGGATCTTACTATAACCACCATCTTCATTTGGTGCAAAACCAAAACCATCGGCTCCAATTATGGCTCCTGAGTTAATAACACAATGGCTCCCTATAATAGTATCAGAATAAATTTTAGCTCCGGCAAAAACAATGGTGTTATCTCCTATAACAACATTTTCACCCACAAATGCGTTGGGATAGATTTTTACATTCTTCCCAATAGCAACATTATCAGCTATATATGAAAAGGCACCAATATATAAGTTTTCTCCATATGTGGCTGATTCCGAAATAAACGAAGGGCTTTCAATCCCTGATTTATTCAGTTTTGAAGAATTATAAAATTCTAAAATTTTAGAAAAAGCCAAATAGGCATCTTCTACTTTTATCATTGTGGTTTCGACCTCATGCTCTGGAACAAAAGACTTGTTCACTATAGTGATTGAGGCTTTAGTTGCATATATATGTTGCTTATATTTTGGGTTCGCTAAAAAAGTTAAGGCGCCTTCAAACCCCTCTTCTATCTTTGAAAGTTTTGAAACCTCAATGTCAGGATTTCCAACAACATCACCTTCCAGTATTCCCGCTATTTGCTGTGCTGTAAATTTCACACTATAAAACTTTGATGTTTTTTTGATTCTTGCAAAAATAGAAAAAAATGTGTTAAACTTTATCCTTTGGATAACAGATATAATATTTAGTTACTGGTTTTGATAAAGCTTTCAAGTTTAATTGATCGGAAGCCTTAACTATATCTTGAATTTTCCCTGATTTATGCAATATATTAATTCGCTTCTCTTTAAGCTGATATGCTTGGTTTGAAATTTGTCCGGTAAACACAAAATAATGAGCCTCTTCTTTTGAAATTTGGTAGGTTTCCATTAAACTATTGAAGCGTTTTTCAAGACTTCTATCCTTAATATTTTTATTCCTTATTTTTATTTTAAGCAAATCTCTATTAATAATCATTTTACACAATTCACTTAACACAAAATCATCATGAGACTGCCACTCTTTCATGGCTGAAATGATATCAAAATCATCTAATTGAGCAAAAACACCAAGGGTTTCTTCATCAAAATTATTGGTAGATATTTTATGGTTTAAAAAATACATTAATGCCTTACTAGCTTTTAAATCTATACCTAAATCATGTAATTCATTAGCTCTTTTTAAAACACGAATTAATAATTGTTCGGCCACCAATCCCGTTTTATGCAAATAAACTTGCCAGTACATTAAACGCCTAGCAATTATAAATTTTTCAACACTATAAATACCTTTTTCTTCAATAACCAATTCATCTTCAACTACGTTTAACATGGTAATTAAACGTTCACTATTAATGTTACCCTCGGCTACACCGGTATAAAAACTATCACGTTTTAAGTAATCGGCACGATCCATATCTAACTGACTAGATATTAACTGAAACAAAAACTTACGAGGGTATTCGCCTTTAAATATTTTAATAGCAAGCGTTAAACTTCCGTTAAATTCGGCATTTAAGCGTTCCATAAAAAGCAACGAAATTTCTTCATGAGAAACGTTATTAACAATGGAATGTTCCATAGCATGAGAGAATGGTCCATGACCAATATCATGCAATAAAATGGCCACATAGAGTCCGTTTTCTTCCTCTTCAGAGATGGTAACCCCTTTAAAACGAAGTACGTTAACGGCCTGTTGCATTAAATGCACGCAACCAATAGCATGATGAAATCTTGTGTGGTGCGCTCCTGGGTAAACCAAATACGACATACCCATTTGAGTAATCCTGCGCAATCTTTGGAAATATTTATGTTGAATTAAATCGAAAATTAGCGAATTAGGAATCGTAATAAATCCGTAAATTGGGTCGTTTAATATCTTAAGTTTATTCAAACTTTAACTTTTACAATTAAATATATACAAATATAGCTATATGAATACAATAAAAATACTTTGGGTTGATGATGAAATTGATTTATTAAAGCCTCATATTTTATTTTTAGAAAAGAAAAACTACAAAGTAACTAAGTGTAAAAGTGGCTCTGAAGCTATAGATGTTATAGATGAAGAAAGTTTTGATATCGTTTTTTTAGATGAAAACATGCCTGGGCTTACAGGTTTGGAAACATTAAACGAGATTAAAACCAAGCAGGACACCTTGCCGGTAGTGATGATTACCAAAAGTGAGGAAGAATATATTATGGAGGAAGCTATTGGTAATAAAATTGCCGATTACCTCATAAAACCTGTAAACCCCAATCAAATTCTACTTAGTTTAAAAAAGAATTTAGATCATTCTAGGTTAGTTTCAGAAAGAACAACCTCGAATTATCAGCAAGAATTCAGGAAAATATCTATGGATTTGGCCATGGTAAATAGTTATGAAGCATGGTGTAACTTGTATCAGAAATTAATTTATTGGGAAATTCAGTTAGAAGAAATTGAAGACATAGGTATGTTTGAAATTCTTGAATCTCAAAAAAATGAAGCTAATGCTCTTTTTGGTAAATTTATTGAGAAAAATTACGAAGACTGGTTTAAACCAAATACAGATGCACCAACCATGTCTCACACCTTATTTAAAGATAAAGTTGTTCCTGAACTTAATAAAACACAACCAACCGTTTTAGTTGTTATTGATAATTTAAGATATGACCAATGGAAAGTTTTCGAACCTATAATTAACAACTACTACAAAAAAGAAAAAGAAGAAGCATTTTTCAGCATTCTTCC
This genomic interval from Tamlana carrageenivorans contains the following:
- a CDS encoding bifunctional UDP-3-O-[3-hydroxymyristoyl] N-acetylglucosamine deacetylase/3-hydroxyacyl-ACP dehydratase codes for the protein MGIVNTEFKQKTIKDSVSLNGVGLHTGKNVTLTFKPAAENTGFVFKRIDLEGEPVIEADANYVTNTQRGTCLEKNGVVIQTSEHVLAALVGLDVDNVIIELDASEPPIMDGSSKFFVEAIEKAGVVELEAFREEFEITDIVSYVDEESGSEILIMPASEYQVTTMVDFGTKVLGTQNATLNTISDFKKNISNSRTFSFLHEIEMLLENGLIKGGDLNNAIVYVDKAISPEITEKLKAAFKKDTISVKPNGILDNLTLHHPNEAARHKLLDVLGDLALVRTRIKGKVIANKPGHFINTQFAKKLAKIIKNERRNNVPKIDLNAPPLMDINQIMAMLPHRQPFLLIDKVYELTDSYVTAMKNVTMNEEFFKGHFPGAPVMPGVLICEAMAQTGGILVLNTVPDPENYLTFFMKMDNVKFKQKVVPGDTLIFKCSLITPIRRGICHMQGYAYANGKLCAEAELMAQISKVK
- the lpxD gene encoding UDP-3-O-(3-hydroxymyristoyl)glucosamine N-acyltransferase yields the protein MKFTAQQIAGILEGDVVGNPDIEVSKLSKIEEGFEGALTFLANPKYKQHIYATKASITIVNKSFVPEHEVETTMIKVEDAYLAFSKILEFYNSSKLNKSGIESPSFISESATYGENLYIGAFSYIADNVAIGKNVKIYPNAFVGENVVIGDNTIVFAGAKIYSDTIIGSHCVINSGAIIGADGFGFAPNEDGGYSKIPQIGNVIIEDFVDIGAATTIDRATLGSTIIRKGVKLDNQIQIAHNVEIGENTVVAAQTGVAGSTKIGKHCQIGGQVGLAGHITIGDNVRIQAQSGIARNVKDNEVLQGSPAIKLSDYNKAYVHFKNLPNIVKNINDLEKINGNS
- a CDS encoding HD domain-containing protein, translating into MNKLKILNDPIYGFITIPNSLIFDLIQHKYFQRLRRITQMGMSYLVYPGAHHTRFHHAIGCVHLMQQAVNVLRFKGVTISEEEENGLYVAILLHDIGHGPFSHAMEHSIVNNVSHEEISLLFMERLNAEFNGSLTLAIKIFKGEYPRKFLFQLISSQLDMDRADYLKRDSFYTGVAEGNINSERLITMLNVVEDELVIEEKGIYSVEKFIIARRLMYWQVYLHKTGLVAEQLLIRVLKRANELHDLGIDLKASKALMYFLNHKISTNNFDEETLGVFAQLDDFDIISAMKEWQSHDDFVLSELCKMIINRDLLKIKIRNKNIKDRSLEKRFNSLMETYQISKEEAHYFVFTGQISNQAYQLKEKRINILHKSGKIQDIVKASDQLNLKALSKPVTKYYICYPKDKV
- a CDS encoding bifunctional response regulator/alkaline phosphatase family protein codes for the protein MNTIKILWVDDEIDLLKPHILFLEKKNYKVTKCKSGSEAIDVIDEESFDIVFLDENMPGLTGLETLNEIKTKQDTLPVVMITKSEEEYIMEEAIGNKIADYLIKPVNPNQILLSLKKNLDHSRLVSERTTSNYQQEFRKISMDLAMVNSYEAWCNLYQKLIYWEIQLEEIEDIGMFEILESQKNEANALFGKFIEKNYEDWFKPNTDAPTMSHTLFKDKVVPELNKTQPTVLVVIDNLRYDQWKVFEPIINNYYKKEKEEAFFSILPTATQYARNAIFSGLMPADMEKLFPNLWKNDTDEGGKNLHEAVFLETQMKRLGLTNLNYEYHKITSLKSGKKLAENFKSLKENDLSVIVYNFVDMLSHSKTEMEVIKELASNDKAYRSLTLSWFKNSPLLEMIQQANQLGFKLILTTDHGTINVKNPSKVIGDRDTSLNLRYKTGRSLTYDKKEVLEAKNPKNVHLPSINMSSSFIFAKGDSFFAYPNNYNHYVSYYRNTYQHGGVSLQEMIIPFVVFNPK